The following are from one region of the Stanieria sp. NIES-3757 genome:
- a CDS encoding hypothetical protein (protein of unknown function UPF0150): MNQYSMIIQWSDEDQLFLVTIPEFSDRVMMPCTHGKTRQEAIANGEEVIEMYLEAWKAEGKVIPQPSKLQTA; the protein is encoded by the coding sequence ATGAATCAATACAGCATGATTATTCAGTGGTCTGATGAAGACCAGCTATTTTTAGTTACTATCCCTGAATTTAGCGATCGCGTTATGATGCCTTGTACTCACGGCAAAACTCGTCAGGAAGCAATAGCTAATGGAGAAGAGGTAATTGAAATGTATTTAGAAGCTTGGAAAGCTGAAGGAAAAGTGATTCCTCAACCAAGTAAACTCCAGACAGCGTAA
- a CDS encoding YcfA family protein, with amino-acid sequence MPRKIREFKAQLSNEGFVYLPKRGKGSHERWRHPLLNKTLTVPGKNGDDVPMYLEKQLVKLLAELDKLREK; translated from the coding sequence ATGCCGAGAAAAATTAGAGAATTCAAAGCGCAGTTATCAAACGAAGGCTTTGTTTATCTACCAAAAAGAGGTAAAGGTAGTCACGAACGCTGGCGACATCCATTATTAAATAAAACTTTGACTGTTCCTGGTAAAAATGGTGATGACGTACCAATGTATCTGGAAAAACAGTTAGTAAAATTATTAGCAGAATTAGATAAATTGAGAGAAAAATAA
- a CDS encoding phosphoribosylamine/glycine ligase, giving the protein MKVLVVGNGGREHAIAWTLLRSPQVEQVFCTPGNGGTATTPNCQNMAIAVDDFAGIAHAVKENQIDLVVVGPELPLSLGITDYLQQENIGVFGPSRTGAQIEASKSWAKNLMIEAGIPTAKSETFTDAQSAQDYIIQQGAPIVVKADGLAAGKGVIVATTVEEALTAVKELFAEGFSKLVVEEFLTGEEVSVLALTDGITICPLAPAQDHKRIGEGDTGKNTGGMGAYAPAPLVTPELMTKIEQEILQPTIATLNKRGIDYRGVLYAGLMITPAGEPKILEFNCRFGDPETQAVLPLLDTPLEELLLACAQQKLSEQPPIKWKSAKAVCVVAASEGYPDAYKKGKTITEIESAEAQNAIVFHAGTKLDGDQVITDGGRVLGVTALGNNFEEAIALAYQAIDLIKFEDIYYRRDIGHRLFHS; this is encoded by the coding sequence GTGAAAGTTTTAGTAGTTGGGAATGGTGGTAGAGAACATGCGATCGCTTGGACGTTGTTACGCTCTCCTCAAGTTGAACAGGTTTTTTGTACTCCTGGTAATGGTGGTACGGCAACTACTCCCAATTGCCAAAATATGGCGATCGCAGTTGATGATTTTGCAGGAATTGCCCACGCAGTTAAAGAAAATCAAATAGATTTGGTGGTGGTTGGGCCAGAACTTCCTTTATCTTTAGGTATTACTGATTATCTTCAACAAGAAAACATTGGGGTTTTTGGGCCGAGTCGAACTGGGGCGCAAATCGAAGCTAGTAAGTCTTGGGCAAAGAATTTGATGATTGAAGCAGGTATTCCGACGGCTAAATCTGAAACTTTTACTGATGCGCAATCTGCTCAAGATTATATCATCCAACAAGGTGCGCCAATTGTAGTCAAAGCCGATGGTTTAGCAGCAGGTAAGGGTGTAATTGTTGCAACTACGGTAGAAGAAGCACTTACTGCCGTCAAAGAGTTGTTTGCAGAAGGCTTTTCTAAACTAGTAGTCGAAGAGTTTCTCACTGGAGAAGAGGTTTCTGTACTCGCTTTAACCGATGGCATTACCATTTGTCCCCTAGCACCTGCTCAAGATCATAAACGCATTGGTGAAGGAGACACAGGCAAAAATACTGGAGGAATGGGAGCGTATGCACCAGCACCTTTAGTTACACCTGAATTAATGACCAAAATCGAACAAGAAATTTTGCAACCTACCATCGCTACCTTAAACAAACGGGGGATTGATTATCGGGGTGTATTATACGCAGGTTTGATGATTACGCCTGCGGGAGAACCCAAAATTTTAGAATTTAACTGCCGTTTTGGGGATCCTGAAACTCAAGCCGTTTTACCTTTATTAGACACTCCTTTAGAAGAATTACTCCTAGCTTGCGCCCAACAAAAATTAAGCGAACAACCACCGATTAAATGGAAATCAGCCAAAGCTGTTTGTGTCGTAGCTGCCTCTGAAGGTTATCCCGATGCCTATAAAAAAGGAAAAACCATTACTGAAATCGAATCAGCAGAAGCTCAAAACGCCATTGTTTTCCATGCTGGGACAAAACTCGATGGCGACCAAGTTATTACCGATGGTGGTAGAGTTTTAGGAGTAACGGCTCTAGGTAATAATTTTGAAGAGGCGATCGCTCTTGCCTATCAAGCGATCGATTTAATTAAGTTTGAAGATATCTATTATCGTCGCGATATCGGTCATCGTTTGTTTCACTCTTGA
- a CDS encoding two-component sensor histidine kinase — translation MAAATLVVSLLMSGLTFWAVNTIQQDARLNDTRFGSDLGLLLATNAAPMVAENDFPSLARFSGRFFRSTASVRYILYADQEGKIFFGIPFSQAEGSNSLTIERRIKLPENYVQNSELPFIRQHITPNGEVTDVFVPLRHQGQYLGVLAIGINPNPTVVASSNLTRDVTIAVFISIWAMVILGAVFNALTITKPIKELLVGVKNIAAKNFKQRIDLPLGGELGELIASFNEMAERLEKYEEQNIEELTAEKAKLETLVSTIADGAVLIDTNMIIILVNPTARRIFDWEGKNVIGENVLHHLPTELTIKLTKPLYQIVASQTKSESESQEETLTQEETQFVAVHHEDHLSNGDEFRIVLHQPKRRTVRILLTQVLDRERENVKGIAMTVQDITREAELNEAKSQFISNVSHELRTPLFNIKSFIETLSEYGEDLTEDQRKEFLETANHETDRLTRLVNDVLDLSRLESSRVYNFCAVDLTQLIEQTLRTYQLNAKDKGIELAQALEPNLLPVLGHYDLLLQVITNLVGNALKFTNSGGKVTIRAYEVKSHQQPSQIRVEVADTGIGIAPEDQEAIFDRFFRVENRVHTLEGTGLGLSIVKNIIDKHQSKIYLKSAVGEGTTFWFDLPVYRKEPISVETTQESSTDSQSSNLSSQIN, via the coding sequence ATGGCTGCTGCTACTCTAGTAGTTTCGCTATTAATGAGTGGTTTAACTTTTTGGGCAGTCAACACCATCCAACAAGACGCACGCCTTAACGATACTCGCTTTGGTAGCGATTTAGGATTATTGCTCGCCACTAATGCAGCACCAATGGTGGCAGAAAATGACTTTCCCAGTTTAGCCCGTTTTTCTGGGCGTTTTTTCCGCAGTACGGCTAGTGTCCGCTATATTCTTTATGCGGATCAAGAAGGCAAGATTTTTTTTGGTATTCCCTTTTCTCAAGCTGAAGGTAGTAATTCTCTAACCATTGAGCGTCGGATTAAATTACCCGAAAATTACGTTCAAAATAGCGAGCTTCCTTTTATTCGCCAGCATATTACGCCTAATGGTGAAGTTACTGATGTTTTTGTACCGCTACGTCATCAAGGACAATATTTAGGAGTTTTAGCAATCGGAATTAATCCTAATCCTACCGTAGTTGCTTCTTCTAATTTAACCAGAGATGTAACGATTGCGGTGTTTATTTCGATTTGGGCAATGGTAATTTTAGGAGCAGTTTTTAATGCCCTGACTATTACTAAACCAATCAAAGAATTATTAGTTGGGGTAAAAAATATCGCAGCTAAAAATTTTAAACAAAGAATTGATTTACCTTTGGGCGGAGAGTTAGGTGAATTAATTGCCAGTTTTAATGAAATGGCAGAACGGTTAGAAAAATATGAAGAACAAAATATTGAAGAACTAACTGCCGAAAAAGCCAAATTAGAAACTTTAGTATCAACTATTGCTGATGGTGCAGTTTTAATTGATACTAATATGATCATAATTTTAGTCAATCCTACTGCTAGACGTATTTTTGACTGGGAAGGTAAGAACGTTATTGGCGAAAATGTTCTACATCATTTACCAACCGAATTAACTATTAAACTGACTAAACCTCTTTATCAAATTGTCGCTAGCCAAACCAAATCCGAATCAGAATCTCAGGAAGAAACCTTAACCCAAGAAGAGACACAATTTGTAGCTGTTCATCATGAAGATCATTTAAGCAATGGAGATGAATTTCGGATTGTTTTGCATCAACCAAAAAGACGCACTGTACGCATACTCTTAACTCAAGTTCTGGATCGAGAACGAGAAAATGTCAAAGGTATTGCCATGACAGTACAAGATATTACAAGAGAAGCCGAATTAAATGAAGCCAAAAGTCAATTTATTAGTAATGTTTCCCACGAATTAAGAACGCCTTTATTTAATATCAAATCTTTTATTGAAACTCTCTCGGAATACGGAGAAGATTTAACTGAAGACCAACGTAAAGAGTTTTTAGAAACAGCTAATCATGAAACAGACCGTTTAACTCGTTTAGTTAATGATGTTTTAGATTTGTCTCGTCTAGAATCTTCGCGGGTTTATAATTTCTGTGCCGTAGATCTCACTCAATTAATCGAACAAACTTTAAGAACTTATCAGCTTAATGCCAAAGATAAAGGAATTGAGTTAGCTCAAGCTCTTGAACCAAATTTACTACCTGTTTTGGGACACTACGATTTGTTGTTACAGGTTATCACTAATTTAGTTGGCAACGCTTTGAAATTTACAAATTCTGGTGGTAAAGTAACTATTCGCGCCTACGAAGTTAAGTCTCATCAGCAACCATCTCAAATTAGGGTAGAAGTTGCCGATACTGGTATTGGTATTGCACCAGAAGATCAAGAAGCTATCTTTGACCGCTTCTTCCGCGTTGAAAATCGAGTTCATACTTTAGAAGGAACGGGATTAGGTTTATCTATTGTTAAAAATATTATTGACAAACACCAAAGTAAAATTTATTTGAAAAGTGCTGTAGGGGAAGGGACAACTTTTTGGTTTGATTTACCAGTTTATCGCAAAGAGCCTATCTCAGTAGAAACAACTCAAGAATCATCAACTGATTCTCAAAGTAGCAACTTATCCTCTCAGATTAATTAG
- a CDS encoding site-specific DNA-methyltransferase codes for MIVKNKAIDINIQAKPFIKWVGGKTQLLSEITARIPQNFSRYFEPFIGGGALFFYLQPEKSVLIDINEELTNTYQVVRDKVEELITDLKQHIHQQDYYYQIRNIDRSEEYKLWSDVQRASRLIYLNKTCFNGLYRVNSKGQFNTPMGSYKNPKIIDEINLRACSKVLQKAQIINSSFLEVEEKITLDDFVYFDPPYVPLNATSNFTGYSQDGFDLSMQLNLRNLCDRLNAKGVRFMVSNSNAPLILDLYSNYKIEFVYASRAINSKGDKRGKIPEVIITNY; via the coding sequence GTGATTGTAAAAAATAAAGCAATAGATATTAATATTCAAGCAAAACCTTTTATCAAATGGGTTGGTGGAAAAACCCAACTACTGTCAGAAATAACAGCCAGAATTCCTCAAAATTTCTCCCGATACTTTGAACCGTTTATTGGTGGCGGAGCATTATTTTTTTATTTACAACCCGAAAAGTCTGTTCTCATCGATATTAATGAGGAACTGACCAATACTTATCAAGTTGTTAGGGATAAAGTTGAAGAACTAATTACTGATTTAAAACAACACATTCACCAACAAGACTATTACTATCAAATTAGAAATATTGACCGAAGCGAAGAATATAAATTATGGTCTGATGTTCAAAGAGCAAGCCGACTAATCTACCTCAACAAAACCTGTTTTAATGGATTGTATCGTGTCAACTCTAAAGGTCAATTCAATACTCCAATGGGGTCTTACAAAAACCCCAAAATTATTGATGAGATTAATTTAAGAGCTTGTAGCAAAGTACTTCAAAAAGCACAGATTATCAATAGTTCATTTCTTGAGGTTGAGGAAAAAATTACCCTGGACGATTTTGTCTATTTCGATCCTCCCTATGTTCCCTTAAACGCCACATCTAACTTTACAGGATACAGTCAGGATGGATTTGATCTATCTATGCAGTTAAACTTACGTAATCTTTGCGATCGCCTTAATGCTAAAGGCGTTAGATTTATGGTTTCTAACTCTAATGCTCCTCTGATTCTTGACCTGTATTCTAATTACAAAATTGAGTTTGTCTATGCAAGCAGAGCAATTAATTCTAAGGGTGACAAGCGAGGCAAAATTCCTGAAGTGATAATTACAAACTATTAA
- a CDS encoding Phosphoribosylanthranilate isomerase yields the protein MRVKICGITNPDQGNAIAQLGATELGFICVPASPRYLEVSAIRNIVQQLPKQINTIGVFANLDLKTIVETVSETGLTGVQLHGNESPEFCQQLQTLLSPQVELIKALRIKTTASLAKVLDYAEAVDTLLLDAYDPRLLGGTGHTLNWKELTQWTSPLPWLLAGGLTPDNILVALGQLQPHGIDLSSGVELSPGNKDLNKVAQLFRQLDLINAKSNNFL from the coding sequence ATGCGAGTTAAAATATGCGGAATCACTAACCCAGATCAAGGAAATGCGATCGCTCAGTTGGGTGCAACAGAATTAGGTTTTATCTGTGTCCCAGCATCTCCTCGTTACCTAGAAGTTTCAGCCATCAGAAATATTGTTCAACAATTACCTAAACAAATCAATACCATTGGAGTATTTGCTAATCTCGATCTAAAAACAATTGTGGAAACTGTTTCTGAAACGGGTTTAACTGGAGTACAATTACACGGTAACGAATCACCAGAATTTTGTCAGCAGTTACAAACTTTACTGTCACCACAAGTAGAATTGATTAAAGCTTTGCGAATTAAAACTACTGCATCCTTAGCTAAAGTTCTCGATTATGCTGAAGCTGTTGATACCTTGTTATTAGATGCTTACGATCCCCGATTACTAGGAGGCACAGGACATACTTTAAACTGGAAAGAATTAACTCAATGGACTTCTCCCTTACCTTGGTTATTAGCAGGAGGATTAACACCAGACAATATTTTAGTTGCTTTGGGTCAACTTCAACCCCATGGGATTGATTTGTCTAGTGGAGTAGAATTATCTCCAGGCAACAAAGATTTAAACAAAGTAGCTCAATTATTCCGTCAATTAGATTTGATCAACGCTAAATCGAATAATTTTCTTTAG
- a CDS encoding hypothetical protein (hypothetical protein cce_2688), giving the protein MKPVVVLDACVLFPMPLCDTLLRIAEAELYRPHVSQEILDEVTHNLVKKGRITVEKTAKYQKQIKQTFPEAIVEDYQKLIPLMTNDPKDRHVLAVAVKVKADIIVTFNLKDFPAESLQLFDIKAQHPDDFLIDLCSDFGRDTLAEIIAKQAASLTKPPMTVKDN; this is encoded by the coding sequence GTGAAACCTGTAGTAGTGTTAGATGCCTGCGTTCTTTTTCCCATGCCTCTATGCGATACTTTATTACGTATTGCGGAGGCTGAACTGTATCGTCCTCATGTTTCTCAAGAGATTTTAGATGAAGTCACTCACAATCTTGTAAAAAAAGGAAGGATAACTGTAGAAAAAACAGCAAAGTATCAAAAACAGATTAAACAAACTTTTCCAGAAGCCATAGTTGAAGATTATCAAAAATTAATTCCATTAATGACAAACGATCCTAAAGATCGTCATGTTTTAGCTGTAGCGGTAAAAGTTAAAGCCGATATTATTGTTACTTTTAACTTGAAAGATTTTCCTGCCGAATCGCTTCAATTATTTGATATTAAAGCACAACATCCAGATGATTTTTTAATCGATCTTTGTTCTGATTTTGGAAGAGATACTCTTGCAGAAATTATTGCCAAACAAGCAGCGTCTTTGACTAAACCCCCTATGACTGTCAAAGATAACTAA
- a CDS encoding putative dienelactone hydrolase has translation MTFVLPSEQNQSKITIWQCFRLRFLKSSYLLQLILTICNLGICFSVPLASVSKTSAAEKIYLDYGVLQFSLPLKSLETYAKKGIIDANFANYASFFSSEQLEQLRKALVSKADVTPLAVTQFLYSPQGERILAKVAQVIQTKAGQSGFYALRSALIMATADEEGLTPLNILKQFPTYGIRLNSERGFQIIENLSEIVQETEKAIAQVQQQALQETATNNSLANVPLPNFSQPGSYSYRKQLLTLEDRSRDRRFPVDLYLPNNSGRLPLIIISHGLGGDRTTFAYLAIHLASYGFAVAVPEHPGSNAGQIQALFNGFANKVTLPEELIDRPLDIKFLLDYLERNYGQQLQVRRVGIIGQSFGAYTALALAGAKLNLASLNQACQDIDNSLNLSLLLQCIALELPNQKYNLRDERIVSAIAINPMTSAVFGQEGISEIKIPIMLIASSADPVTPALSEQIEPFTWLTTPEKYLALLEGATHFSTLQESSGSIPLPSQAIGPDPQIAQNYVQQLSLIFFESYVLQHSNYQAYLNASYAAKISRSMLPLSLVRSLNLQFNPQ, from the coding sequence ATGACGTTCGTCTTACCTTCCGAACAGAACCAATCAAAAATCACTATTTGGCAATGTTTTAGGCTTCGTTTTCTCAAATCTTCCTATTTATTGCAGTTAATTTTGACTATCTGTAATTTGGGGATTTGCTTTAGTGTTCCCCTTGCCTCAGTTTCTAAAACTTCAGCAGCAGAAAAAATTTATCTCGATTACGGGGTGCTACAGTTTTCCCTTCCCTTAAAATCTTTGGAAACTTATGCCAAAAAAGGTATTATCGATGCTAATTTTGCTAATTATGCTAGTTTCTTCTCTTCAGAACAATTAGAACAACTTAGAAAAGCCTTAGTCAGTAAAGCAGACGTTACTCCTTTAGCCGTCACACAATTTCTCTATTCTCCTCAAGGCGAAAGAATTTTAGCTAAAGTAGCTCAAGTAATTCAAACTAAAGCAGGTCAATCTGGCTTTTATGCCCTTCGTTCAGCTTTAATTATGGCAACAGCCGATGAAGAAGGTTTAACTCCTTTAAATATTCTTAAGCAATTTCCTACTTATGGAATTCGCCTTAATTCTGAACGAGGCTTTCAAATTATTGAAAATTTAAGTGAAATTGTTCAAGAAACCGAAAAAGCGATCGCGCAAGTCCAACAACAAGCTCTTCAAGAAACTGCTACTAATAATTCTCTTGCCAATGTTCCCTTGCCAAATTTTAGTCAACCAGGTAGTTATTCTTATCGCAAACAACTTCTAACTCTAGAAGACCGTTCTCGCGATCGCCGTTTTCCCGTTGATTTGTATCTTCCCAACAATTCTGGTCGTTTACCATTAATCATTATTTCTCACGGTTTAGGTGGTGATCGCACTACTTTTGCTTATTTAGCGATTCATCTTGCTTCTTATGGTTTTGCCGTCGCAGTTCCCGAACATCCTGGTAGTAATGCTGGTCAAATTCAGGCTTTATTTAACGGTTTTGCCAATAAAGTTACCCTGCCTGAAGAATTAATTGACCGTCCTTTAGATATTAAATTTTTACTAGATTATTTAGAACGTAATTATGGACAACAATTACAAGTAAGAAGGGTAGGAATTATTGGTCAATCTTTTGGTGCTTACACAGCTTTAGCCTTAGCAGGTGCTAAATTGAACCTTGCAAGTTTAAACCAAGCTTGTCAAGACATTGATAATTCTCTTAATCTCTCTCTTTTGCTTCAATGCATTGCTTTAGAATTACCCAATCAAAAATATAATTTACGAGATGAACGGATTGTTTCTGCGATCGCAATTAATCCTATGACTAGTGCTGTGTTTGGACAAGAGGGAATTAGTGAAATTAAGATACCGATTATGCTGATCGCTAGTAGCGCAGATCCTGTTACTCCTGCCTTATCAGAACAAATTGAACCTTTTACTTGGTTAACAACTCCTGAAAAATATTTAGCCTTACTTGAAGGGGCTACTCATTTTTCTACTTTACAAGAATCTTCTGGTAGTATTCCTTTGCCTTCTCAAGCAATTGGACCCGATCCTCAAATTGCTCAAAACTACGTTCAACAACTGAGTTTAATCTTTTTTGAAAGCTATGTTTTGCAACACTCAAATTATCAAGCTTATCTCAATGCTAGCTATGCAGCCAAAATTAGCCGTAGTATGTTGCCTTTAAGCCTAGTGCGATCGCTCAATTTACAATTCAATCCTCAGTAA
- the ycf66 gene encoding hypothetical protein YCF66 has protein sequence MVNFGLNSASILGIFLAVAGASLYFLRSVRPELSRDHDIFFAAVGLLCGFILLFQGWRLDPILQFGQFLLTGSAIFFAVESIRLRGVATEQARRNTPIVDRERPVSRTRVYTEAELDQIEPDQYDATPNYDSPRLRGYEEPAPRSSRRSSNVPREDYPSRPNRSRPERDRYSAQTNNRPPRRSNTQARNDYYQDKDTSGEFGSPARDVRREVKGNRSDDWGQEEGWNETPLSNRSRPAARDNCIDETPRQPKPRKLDPSNLGRSYVDDNDSFSNDYVDYQPLDAAETDSDNSWNRDEQEDRNYNPSRINDEDIDRRINYDY, from the coding sequence ATGGTTAATTTTGGGCTGAATTCAGCCAGTATCTTAGGAATATTTTTAGCAGTAGCAGGAGCATCATTATATTTTTTACGTTCTGTTCGTCCAGAACTATCAAGAGATCATGATATTTTCTTTGCTGCGGTAGGTTTACTCTGCGGTTTTATTTTACTGTTTCAAGGATGGCGGTTAGACCCAATTCTTCAATTTGGTCAGTTTCTCCTGACAGGTTCGGCAATTTTCTTTGCGGTAGAAAGTATTCGCTTGCGTGGTGTAGCGACAGAACAAGCTAGACGCAATACTCCAATTGTTGATCGCGAACGTCCTGTGAGTCGTACTAGAGTATATACAGAGGCAGAATTAGACCAAATCGAACCAGACCAATACGACGCTACTCCCAATTATGATAGTCCTAGATTACGTGGATACGAAGAACCTGCACCTCGTTCTTCCCGTAGATCCTCTAACGTACCTAGAGAAGATTATCCCAGTAGACCAAATCGTTCTCGTCCAGAAAGAGATAGATATTCTGCTCAAACTAATAATCGTCCTCCTCGTCGTAGCAATACCCAAGCTCGTAATGATTATTATCAAGATAAGGACACGTCGGGTGAATTTGGTTCACCTGCCCGTGATGTGCGTAGAGAAGTAAAAGGAAATCGTTCTGACGATTGGGGACAAGAAGAAGGTTGGAATGAAACACCATTATCAAATCGTTCTCGTCCTGCTGCTAGAGATAATTGTATTGATGAAACTCCCCGCCAACCAAAACCACGAAAACTAGATCCAAGCAATTTGGGACGCAGTTATGTCGATGACAACGACAGTTTTTCTAATGATTATGTCGATTATCAACCATTAGATGCTGCTGAAACTGATTCAGATAATAGTTGGAATCGCGATGAACAGGAAGATAGAAATTATAATCCTTCTCGGATCAATGATGAAGACATAGACCGTCGCATTAATTACGACTATTAA
- a CDS encoding photosystem I reaction center subunit PsaK: MISTLVLAAHTTPSTVEWNPSVALIMILCNLFAVAIGRYAIQNSGQGPDLPVPKPELWEKFGFPELLATTSFGHILGAGIILGLGNAGVL, from the coding sequence ATGATCTCTACTTTGGTTTTGGCTGCTCATACTACTCCTTCAACCGTTGAGTGGAATCCATCGGTAGCTTTAATCATGATTTTATGTAATCTTTTTGCTGTAGCTATCGGTCGTTATGCGATCCAAAATTCAGGTCAAGGACCAGATTTACCCGTCCCTAAACCTGAGTTATGGGAAAAATTTGGGTTTCCCGAATTGTTGGCGACTACAAGTTTCGGTCATATCTTGGGTGCTGGGATAATTTTAGGACTTGGAAATGCTGGAGTCTTATAA
- a CDS encoding ABC transporter substrate-binding protein, producing the protein MIGNRFSFSRRQLAKYFGLFLLCFTLAVGCNNQSTQTPNQTNNTPDNNRISIGTTLKPRTLDPADSYELAGLNIIYNVGESLYSYELGTTEIKPLLATEMPKVSEDGLTYTIPLRQGVKFQDGTPFNAKAMEFSLNRFIANGGKPAFLLTDVVESVAATGQYELTIKLKQPFAAFPSLLAFPGACAVSPQAYKIGAGEFLPNQLISTGKYKLAQFNSDSISLDVNENYWGEKPANQGINMQIYAGNSANLFNSFRTGAIDVAYQSLEPNQIQNLLDNTAKNQGKAIAGSGTVVNYLVLNLNQEPLNKPEVRSAIASVIDRGLINQRVLQNQGEPVYSLVATAFDSYAPTFKDAYGDANVAKAKELLTKAGYSVQNPATIEIWYPSGSITRSIVAETLKAFVEQELGGMLEFVPQSVESASFFGNISKGVYQSALADWYPDFLDPDNYLQPFMSCSRGTVAKGCETGAAQSRGSFYYSDRANELINQSRKEQNPETRQAIFVQLQELLAQDVPYIPLWQTKDYAFAQNGITGVTINPSQNFPFWTIKRGA; encoded by the coding sequence ATGATCGGTAATAGGTTTTCTTTTTCTAGACGACAACTAGCTAAATACTTCGGTTTATTTTTACTTTGCTTCACCTTAGCAGTAGGTTGTAATAATCAATCAACTCAAACACCAAACCAAACTAATAATACTCCTGATAATAATCGGATTTCGATAGGTACAACTCTTAAACCCCGTACTCTCGATCCTGCCGACAGCTACGAATTAGCAGGATTAAATATTATTTATAATGTTGGCGAAAGTCTTTATAGTTATGAATTAGGCACTACTGAGATTAAACCATTGCTAGCTACAGAAATGCCCAAAGTGAGTGAAGATGGTTTGACTTATACTATTCCTCTGCGTCAAGGAGTCAAATTTCAAGATGGTACTCCTTTTAATGCTAAAGCAATGGAATTTTCCCTCAATCGTTTTATAGCTAATGGTGGGAAACCTGCTTTCTTATTAACAGATGTAGTTGAAAGTGTCGCAGCTACAGGACAATACGAACTAACAATTAAACTAAAACAACCTTTTGCAGCGTTTCCTTCTCTGCTTGCCTTTCCTGGTGCTTGTGCTGTTTCTCCTCAAGCTTACAAGATTGGTGCAGGGGAATTTTTACCCAATCAATTGATTAGTACGGGTAAATATAAATTAGCTCAGTTTAATAGCGATTCGATTAGTTTGGATGTCAACGAAAACTATTGGGGTGAAAAACCAGCCAACCAAGGCATAAATATGCAGATTTATGCAGGAAATTCGGCTAATTTATTCAATAGTTTCCGTACTGGGGCGATAGATGTGGCTTATCAATCTCTAGAACCCAATCAGATTCAAAATCTACTTGATAATACCGCGAAAAATCAAGGAAAAGCGATCGCTGGTTCAGGAACGGTAGTAAACTATTTAGTCTTGAATTTAAACCAAGAACCTTTAAATAAACCAGAAGTTCGTAGTGCGATCGCATCAGTAATAGATCGTGGTTTAATTAATCAAAGAGTTTTACAAAATCAAGGTGAACCTGTTTATAGTTTAGTGGCAACCGCCTTTGATAGTTATGCACCTACCTTTAAAGATGCCTACGGCGATGCAAATGTCGCTAAAGCCAAAGAATTGTTAACTAAAGCTGGTTATTCAGTTCAAAATCCCGCGACTATCGAAATTTGGTATCCTTCTGGTTCAATTACTCGCAGTATTGTGGCGGAAACTTTGAAAGCTTTTGTCGAACAAGAATTAGGAGGAATGCTGGAATTTGTCCCCCAAAGTGTCGAATCTGCTTCCTTTTTTGGCAATATCAGTAAAGGAGTTTATCAATCTGCTTTAGCGGATTGGTATCCAGACTTTCTCGATCCCGATAATTATTTGCAGCCATTTATGAGTTGTAGTAGAGGTACAGTAGCCAAAGGTTGTGAGACAGGTGCAGCACAAAGTCGAGGTTCTTTTTATTATAGCGATCGCGCCAACGAATTAATCAATCAATCTAGAAAAGAACAAAATCCTGAAACTCGTCAAGCAATTTTCGTTCAATTACAAGAACTTCTTGCCCAAGACGTACCTTATATTCCTTTGTGGCAAACGAAAGATTATGCCTTTGCTCAAAATGGTATTACGGGCGTTACGATTAATCCCAGTCAGAACTTTCCTTTTTGGACGATTAAGCGAGGAGCATAA